In the Muricauda sp. MAR_2010_75 genome, one interval contains:
- a CDS encoding pitrilysin family protein, whose protein sequence is MKRHLLLVLFILAMGNFIAAQEVTFEEYDLENGLHVILHQDNTAPVVTTAVMYHVGSKDEDPQKTGFAHFFEHLLFEGTKNIERGEWDKIVTSNGGRGNANTYLDRTYYYETFPSNSLETGLWLESERLMHPIIGQVGVDTQKEVVQEERRLRVDNSPYGAYFEQICKNLFIKHPYRWAVVGSLEHLASATLDDFKNFNKTYYVPNNAVLVVAGDFETEKTKKMISDYFGPIPKGAPIDRPTLKEDPITSTLFATYHDPNIQIPAIFLAYRTPGQAERDAYIINMISAYLSDGESSKLYKKLVDDKKMALQVFAFPLDGEDYSAYILGGLPLGENTIQDLKDEIDAEILKLQTDLISEKDYQKLQNKFENRYVNANSSVEGIANSLAENYLLRDDTNLINTEIDIYRSITREEIREVAKKYLKVNQRLELEYLPEQNDAN, encoded by the coding sequence ATGAAAAGACATTTACTTTTGGTGCTTTTCATACTTGCCATGGGTAACTTCATTGCGGCGCAGGAAGTTACCTTTGAAGAGTATGATCTGGAAAATGGCCTGCATGTAATTTTGCATCAGGACAATACGGCCCCTGTGGTCACCACTGCCGTTATGTACCATGTGGGATCCAAGGACGAAGATCCACAAAAGACAGGATTTGCCCATTTTTTTGAACATTTATTGTTTGAAGGCACCAAGAACATTGAACGTGGCGAATGGGATAAGATCGTTACTTCCAATGGTGGAAGGGGCAATGCCAATACGTATTTGGACCGCACCTATTATTATGAAACTTTCCCCTCCAACAGTTTGGAAACGGGCCTTTGGTTGGAGTCCGAGCGTTTAATGCATCCCATCATTGGCCAAGTCGGTGTGGATACCCAAAAGGAAGTCGTTCAAGAAGAACGACGACTTCGCGTGGACAATTCGCCCTACGGTGCTTATTTTGAACAGATCTGCAAGAACCTTTTCATTAAACATCCTTACCGATGGGCTGTAGTTGGTTCTTTGGAGCATTTGGCCAGTGCCACTTTGGATGATTTTAAGAACTTCAACAAGACCTATTACGTACCCAACAATGCAGTTTTGGTTGTAGCTGGTGACTTTGAAACCGAAAAGACCAAGAAAATGATCTCCGATTATTTTGGCCCCATTCCAAAGGGTGCACCTATCGATAGACCCACATTAAAGGAAGACCCTATTACCTCAACCTTATTTGCCACCTACCATGACCCCAATATTCAGATTCCTGCCATATTCTTGGCATATAGAACTCCAGGGCAAGCCGAAAGGGATGCTTACATCATCAATATGATTTCTGCCTATTTAAGTGATGGTGAAAGTTCCAAACTTTACAAAAAACTGGTGGATGATAAAAAAATGGCACTACAAGTCTTTGCCTTCCCCTTGGATGGTGAGGATTACAGTGCCTATATTTTGGGTGGACTTCCGCTTGGAGAAAATACGATCCAAGACCTCAAGGATGAAATTGATGCGGAAATATTAAAGCTCCAGACCGACCTTATTTCTGAAAAGGACTATCAAAAACTTCAGAACAAGTTCGAAAACCGTTATGTGAATGCCAATAGCAGTGTAGAAGGAATTGCCAACTCGCTCGCTGAAAATTATTTGCTCCGCGATGATACCAACCTCATCAATACCGAGATTGATATTTATCGTTCCATAACCCGGGAAGAAATCCGTGAGGTAGCCAAAAAGTACCTAAAAGTGAACCAACGTTTGGAACTGGAATATTTACCTGAACAAAATGATGCCAATTAA